Proteins encoded within one genomic window of Prosthecobacter fusiformis:
- the dnaG gene encoding DNA primase → MPRIPEETLQQVLAATDIVDLVGRSVKLRRAGTNWVGLCPFHNEKSPSFNVRPSTNSYHCFGCGAGGNAYRFVMEHDGLTFMEAVKRLADSAGIRIEEEVWDANAEAIAKQRTAMIRVHKEISAWYHQLLMKHPMADAARQYLKNRGITAEVAKSWQLGYAPPNTQPLREWAMKNKFGSGLLIEAGILATSEERGDAYPRFRHRLMFPIRNDNGEVIAFSGRVLEADAKAAKYLNSPETLLFNKSKVLFGFDKSKRAISKAGQAIVCEGQIDTLMVFEAGFQNVVAGQGTAFTEFHARALKRQADEVVLCYDSDNAGYKAAERAFQALAPFGLIVKVAMLPKGEDPDSYIRKQGVEAFGALIKEAKDFVDYQWISVGSRRDLTEMRERIKFAEEMAENVKLFDTPMAKETTIQRVARSLGISEEVMRKLVARAEKSTGKAKKETPNERPGEKLLAAQDATALLLCRLAIADAEVLLWLREHGDKNILHDLSGTDLLSRVWLDDYDPAVPDAFNSFLISLDRDEEAAFNQILHMPAPPGNLADAQHAVQILSINRLQQQKQRLQTQLKQPNLDAQEAADIQREIMDLHKELTEAQKSVAPLKGA, encoded by the coding sequence ATGCCTCGCATTCCGGAAGAAACTTTGCAGCAAGTGCTCGCCGCCACGGACATCGTGGATCTGGTGGGGCGCTCCGTGAAGTTGCGCCGTGCCGGCACAAACTGGGTGGGCCTCTGCCCCTTTCACAATGAAAAGTCGCCGTCGTTCAACGTACGGCCTTCCACCAATTCGTATCATTGCTTTGGCTGTGGTGCGGGTGGCAATGCTTACCGCTTTGTCATGGAGCATGACGGCCTGACTTTCATGGAAGCGGTGAAACGCCTGGCAGACAGCGCAGGCATCCGCATCGAGGAAGAAGTGTGGGACGCCAATGCCGAGGCCATCGCCAAGCAGCGCACGGCCATGATCCGTGTGCATAAGGAGATCTCCGCCTGGTATCACCAGCTCCTGATGAAGCATCCCATGGCCGATGCCGCGCGGCAGTATCTGAAGAACCGAGGCATCACGGCGGAGGTGGCCAAAAGCTGGCAGCTCGGTTATGCCCCACCGAATACCCAACCACTGCGGGAATGGGCCATGAAGAACAAGTTCGGCTCCGGCTTGCTCATCGAGGCCGGTATCCTGGCCACCAGCGAGGAACGCGGGGATGCCTATCCTCGCTTCCGCCACCGGCTGATGTTTCCCATCCGCAATGACAATGGCGAAGTCATTGCCTTCAGCGGCCGGGTGCTCGAAGCCGATGCCAAGGCCGCCAAATACCTGAACTCGCCCGAGACCCTGCTTTTCAATAAAAGCAAAGTACTCTTCGGCTTCGACAAATCGAAACGCGCCATCTCCAAAGCCGGTCAGGCCATCGTCTGTGAAGGCCAGATCGATACCCTCATGGTCTTCGAAGCCGGGTTTCAAAACGTCGTCGCCGGACAAGGCACCGCCTTCACCGAATTCCATGCCCGCGCTCTGAAGCGTCAGGCGGATGAAGTCGTTCTTTGTTATGACTCCGACAACGCTGGCTATAAAGCGGCCGAGCGTGCATTCCAGGCCCTGGCCCCCTTCGGCCTCATTGTCAAAGTCGCCATGTTGCCCAAGGGAGAAGACCCGGATTCGTATATCCGTAAGCAGGGCGTCGAAGCATTTGGTGCACTGATCAAAGAGGCAAAGGACTTTGTGGACTATCAGTGGATCAGCGTCGGCTCCCGGCGTGACCTCACCGAGATGCGCGAGCGCATCAAGTTCGCCGAAGAGATGGCCGAAAACGTCAAGCTCTTCGATACCCCGATGGCCAAGGAGACCACCATCCAGCGCGTGGCCCGCAGCCTGGGCATCTCGGAAGAAGTCATGCGCAAGCTGGTGGCCCGTGCGGAAAAGAGCACCGGCAAGGCCAAGAAAGAAACTCCCAATGAGCGGCCCGGCGAGAAGCTCCTCGCCGCCCAGGATGCCACCGCCCTACTCCTCTGCCGTCTCGCCATCGCCGATGCCGAAGTGCTTCTCTGGCTACGTGAACATGGAGACAAAAACATCCTGCACGACCTATCCGGGACGGATCTATTGTCACGCGTCTGGTTAGACGACTACGATCCCGCCGTGCCGGATGCCTTCAACAGCTTCCTCATCAGCCTGGACCGGGATGAAGAAGCCGCCTTCAACCAGATCCTCCACATGCCCGCGCCCCCCGGCAATCTCGCCGATGCGCAGCATGCCGTCCAGATCCTCTCCATCAATCGCTTGCAGCAGCAAAAACAGCGCCTGCAGACCCAGCTCAAACAGCCAAACCTCGACGCCCAGGAAGCCGCCGACATCCAACGCGAAATCATGGACCTGCACAAAGAGCTGACGGAGGCGCAAAAGAGCGTCGCACCCCTCAAAGGTGCATGA
- the tilS gene encoding tRNA lysidine(34) synthetase TilS yields the protein MNPVTLPAPAGPALLAISGGRDSVALLHMLVTAGHHQLILCHLNHGLRGRESGQDAVFIRRLARRYELPCEIAKADVAGMAKAQRISLEMAGRNARYDFLQRMAVKHEAARIYLAHHADDQAETILANLCRGTGIGGLKGMLAETSGGPVLCRPLLGMPRQEIEAYIETHGLDYREDSSNVSPAHRRNRLRHEVLPLLNQVYQREVAPLIVRLGRQAARDDGCLWEQAMEFVSAAGAIESDGSLRAGQELRSLHPAVLSRVLHHWLGYVLGLPGMDAVIMDAVLSMLHPGGPAKINLPENRHLRRKAGRMWVEGA from the coding sequence GTGAATCCCGTCACCCTTCCAGCTCCCGCCGGACCTGCATTGCTGGCCATCTCAGGCGGACGGGACTCCGTGGCTCTGCTGCACATGCTCGTCACCGCCGGGCATCACCAGCTCATCCTCTGCCATCTCAACCATGGCCTCCGTGGCCGCGAGTCCGGCCAGGATGCCGTCTTCATCCGCCGTCTGGCCCGGCGTTATGAACTGCCTTGTGAGATCGCCAAAGCTGACGTCGCAGGCATGGCGAAGGCGCAGCGTATCTCTCTGGAGATGGCCGGCCGCAATGCCCGTTACGACTTCCTCCAGCGCATGGCGGTGAAGCACGAGGCGGCCCGCATCTACCTGGCCCATCATGCCGATGACCAGGCGGAGACCATCCTGGCCAACCTCTGTCGCGGCACGGGTATCGGCGGTCTCAAGGGCATGCTGGCCGAGACCTCCGGCGGCCCGGTTCTCTGCCGTCCATTGTTAGGCATGCCCCGGCAGGAGATCGAAGCTTATATCGAGACCCATGGTCTGGACTATCGGGAAGACTCCAGCAACGTCAGCCCGGCGCATCGTCGCAACCGGCTGCGGCATGAGGTGCTGCCCTTGCTGAATCAGGTTTATCAACGGGAAGTGGCCCCGCTGATTGTCCGCCTCGGCCGCCAGGCAGCCCGCGATGACGGCTGTCTGTGGGAGCAGGCGATGGAATTTGTTAGCGCTGCAGGAGCCATCGAATCCGATGGCTCCCTACGGGCAGGCCAGGAACTGCGGTCGTTGCATCCGGCGGTGTTGAGCCGTGTATTGCATCATTGGTTAGGTTACGTCCTCGGTCTGCCCGGCATGGATGCAGTGATTATGGACGCTGTGCTGTCTATGCTGCATCCAGGCGGCCCGGCCAAAATCAACCTTCCCGAAAATCGCCACCTGCGTCGGAAGGCGGGGAGAATGTGGGTGGAAGGGGCGTGA
- a CDS encoding MFS transporter, producing the protein MPLNARLFIWFRLLFNCRLYYPIFTVLFLDLGLSIGEFAALNVVWAITIVLLEVPSGALADQFGRRPLIVAAGWLMVAEMAVLCLMPVGNHDVVLWLFILNRILSGTAEAAASGADEALTYDSLPQAERQVLWPKLMARLSRAIAIGFIITSVSGGLLYDHEKVSVALGWLGFADISRAWTMKIPLVLNFIIGIACLLVTLRMKEPVTAETLAAQARGGWLHEARLALGRILETGRWIWNTEAAFTLILLGVLFDSIIRLFLTVSSNFYRLVGITEAWYGVIGTVASLLGLATAGLMERMATKGTLRGNFTWLVVMTFVGLWFAAYPQPGFLGVALVVPLMLGMRFLQFFLSHYLNAIVDSSRRATALSFRGLTMNLAYGVMTLLFGWHTGWLQGQLGVSSEDPQVFATSLTWWPWWFLGTLAASLLWLRWRRYGAQTNRRL; encoded by the coding sequence ATGCCCCTTAACGCCCGTCTTTTCATCTGGTTCCGGTTGCTGTTTAACTGCCGCCTTTATTACCCCATCTTCACCGTCCTCTTCCTGGACCTGGGCCTGAGCATTGGCGAGTTCGCCGCGCTCAATGTCGTGTGGGCCATCACCATTGTTCTTCTTGAGGTACCTTCAGGCGCACTGGCAGACCAGTTTGGCAGACGTCCCCTCATCGTTGCCGCAGGCTGGCTGATGGTCGCCGAAATGGCCGTGCTCTGCCTCATGCCGGTGGGAAATCATGACGTGGTATTGTGGCTGTTCATTTTGAATCGCATCTTAAGCGGCACCGCAGAAGCCGCCGCCAGCGGGGCCGATGAAGCGCTGACCTATGACTCCCTCCCACAGGCGGAACGCCAGGTGCTGTGGCCCAAGCTTATGGCCAGACTCAGCCGGGCCATCGCCATTGGCTTCATCATCACCTCCGTCAGCGGCGGCCTGCTCTATGATCATGAAAAAGTGAGCGTGGCCCTCGGCTGGCTGGGCTTTGCGGACATCAGCCGCGCCTGGACGATGAAGATCCCCCTGGTGCTGAATTTCATCATCGGCATCGCCTGCCTCCTGGTGACTCTGCGCATGAAGGAACCCGTCACCGCCGAAACCCTGGCCGCCCAAGCACGCGGGGGCTGGCTCCATGAGGCGCGTCTGGCCCTGGGCCGCATTTTGGAAACGGGCCGCTGGATCTGGAATACGGAGGCCGCTTTTACGCTGATCCTGCTTGGCGTCCTGTTCGATAGCATCATCCGCCTCTTCCTCACCGTCTCCAGTAACTTCTATCGCCTCGTCGGCATCACGGAAGCCTGGTATGGCGTCATTGGCACGGTCGCTTCCCTGCTAGGGCTGGCCACGGCCGGTCTCATGGAGCGGATGGCCACCAAGGGGACCCTGCGGGGTAACTTCACCTGGCTTGTGGTCATGACCTTCGTAGGCCTGTGGTTCGCCGCGTATCCGCAGCCCGGATTCCTCGGCGTCGCCCTGGTGGTGCCGCTCATGCTGGGCATGCGTTTTTTGCAATTCTTCCTCTCCCATTACCTGAATGCCATCGTGGATTCCTCCCGCCGGGCCACCGCCCTGAGCTTTCGCGGACTGACCATGAATCTGGCCTATGGCGTGATGACCCTCCTTTTCGGCTGGCATACCGGCTGGCTCCAGGGCCAGCTCGGAGTGTCCTCGGAGGATCCCCAAGTATTCGCCACCAGCCTCACCTGGTGGCCGTGGTGGTTCCTCGGCACTTTGGCCGCTTCTCTCCTCTGGCTACGCTGGCGGCGCTATGGAGCGCAGACGAATCGTCGGCTTTAA
- a CDS encoding TIM barrel protein translates to MNRRSFFRSSSALAAASTGLAMASQASAVSIDKAAADPAYKIKNSGIKHTLMGWCWKPMDMLVLAQQAKDIGLVGIEGIDKKLYPDVKKLGLGISLVGSHGFAKGPCNPQFKDEVIKALTESIDVAADVGCKKVITFTGMKFDGMDRDQAIKDCLDTWKVVLPHAEKKGITLVLEHLNSRDNTHPMKGHPGYFGDDVDFCVDLIKQMSSPNFKLLFDIYHVSIMNGDVIRRLHQHKEYIGHLHTAGNPGRCELDENQEINYPAIMKAVLDIGYHDYVAHEFIPTWDDPVLALRHACMVCDV, encoded by the coding sequence ATGAACCGCCGCTCCTTTTTCCGCTCTTCCTCGGCCCTGGCCGCTGCCTCCACCGGGCTTGCGATGGCCTCGCAGGCCTCTGCTGTGTCCATTGACAAAGCGGCGGCTGATCCAGCCTACAAGATCAAAAACAGCGGCATCAAACACACGCTGATGGGCTGGTGCTGGAAGCCGATGGACATGCTGGTCCTGGCCCAGCAGGCGAAGGACATCGGGCTGGTCGGGATCGAGGGGATCGATAAGAAGCTGTATCCAGATGTGAAAAAGCTGGGACTGGGAATCAGTCTGGTGGGCTCCCATGGTTTTGCCAAAGGGCCCTGCAATCCCCAGTTTAAAGACGAGGTCATCAAGGCCCTCACGGAGAGCATTGATGTGGCCGCCGATGTGGGGTGTAAAAAGGTGATTACCTTTACCGGCATGAAGTTTGACGGCATGGACCGTGATCAGGCCATCAAGGACTGCCTGGATACCTGGAAGGTGGTCCTGCCGCATGCCGAGAAAAAAGGCATCACCCTGGTGCTGGAGCACCTGAACAGCCGGGACAATACGCATCCCATGAAAGGCCACCCAGGCTACTTTGGCGATGATGTGGATTTCTGCGTGGACCTGATCAAGCAAATGAGCAGTCCCAACTTCAAGCTGCTCTTTGATATTTACCACGTGAGCATCATGAATGGTGATGTCATCCGCCGCTTGCACCAGCACAAGGAGTACATCGGCCATCTGCATACGGCGGGGAATCCCGGCCGTTGTGAACTGGATGAAAACCAGGAGATCAACTACCCCGCCATCATGAAGGCCGTGCTGGACATCGGTTACCACGATTACGTGGCCCATGAGTTCATCCCGACCTGGGACGATCCGGTGCTGGCGTTAAGGCATGCGTGCATGGTTTGTGATGTGTAG
- a CDS encoding YciI family protein, whose protein sequence is MKKHLLKTPLLLLLSLVFTGPAWADPFTLLIYETKADLSARSDPGKAPAYWAAYGAYAQAMTQAGILRGGTALPGKAGVRTVHGMDGRPAAAANPTAGAEGEWELGGYFIIEVADVEAALDWAKKSPGIASGYVEIHPHFINPTMPAQ, encoded by the coding sequence ATGAAAAAACACCTCCTTAAAACGCCATTATTGCTACTCCTGTCCCTGGTTTTCACCGGCCCGGCATGGGCAGACCCATTCACGTTGTTGATCTATGAAACCAAGGCGGACTTGTCCGCCCGATCAGATCCTGGAAAAGCACCGGCCTACTGGGCGGCCTATGGTGCCTACGCGCAGGCGATGACCCAGGCAGGCATCCTGCGTGGTGGTACGGCGCTTCCAGGAAAGGCAGGCGTCCGGACAGTTCACGGGATGGATGGCAGGCCTGCCGCCGCCGCAAACCCAACGGCCGGGGCCGAGGGCGAATGGGAGCTCGGAGGTTATTTCATCATTGAAGTGGCGGACGTGGAGGCGGCCCTGGATTGGGCAAAAAAGTCACCTGGAATCGCTTCCGGATATGTGGAGATTCATCCCCATTTTATCAATCCAACCATGCCTGCTCAGTAA
- a CDS encoding ATP-dependent Clp protease ATP-binding subunit: MNNFTPRAQQVLALARKEADRFNHNYVGTEHLLLGLIKLGQGVAVNVLTKLGLDLETVRLQVEQQVGSGPETKMVGNIPYTPRVKKVLALASKEAKALNHSYVGTEHILLGLLREGEGVAAQVLRNLDINLDKARNEILKELDPNFTSGNGEEEEEDSEPVSPSGNTEDDKKKKKNEKTPALRAFGRDLTEIAQKGEMDPVIGRTEEIARVIQILCRRTKNNPVLIGEAGVGKTAIVEGLAQEIAAGNVPEILRDKKVVILDLALMVAGTKYRGQFEERIKAVMDEIRRNKNIILFIDEMHTIVGAGSAEGTMDASNIIKPALSRSELQVIGATTLNEFRKYIEKDSALERRFQQVKVEEPSVEDAIQILMGLKGKYEMHHKAKYSDQAITSSVKLSSRYLTSRFLPDKAIDIMDEAGSKARIAAMTRPPELKTIEAEIETIRIEKETAIKDQDFEKAARLRDSEKNTKKKYDDILETWRQNNTERIVDVSEDDIMSVVSKWTGVPLQRMETAEAQKLLKMETELKGKVIGQDEAVVAISKALRRSRADLKDPRRPIGSFLFLGPTGVGKTFLAKNLAEFMFGSAEALIQLDMSEYMEKHTASRLIGAPPGYVGYEEGGQLSEAVRRRPYSVVLFDEIEKAHPDVMNLLLQILEEGQVTDNFGRKIDFRNTIVILTSNVGAETIKKQSSLGFAAMAQGEADNASIKDKLSEMAKKFFKPEFLNRLDDLIVFRMLEKTQLVKIVDLEVNKVVARLRNKNIHIVLDESATEFLMKEGFDPQYGARPMRRAVEKNIEDPLAEHLLGGTINEGDHVKVTFDAENKRLKFSAETPVNVEAEVVEATSV, from the coding sequence ATGAATAATTTTACCCCACGCGCCCAACAGGTTCTGGCCCTCGCTCGCAAGGAGGCCGACCGCTTCAACCATAACTACGTCGGTACGGAGCATCTGCTTCTTGGCCTCATTAAACTCGGCCAAGGGGTGGCGGTGAACGTCCTCACCAAGCTCGGTCTCGACCTGGAAACCGTCCGTCTCCAGGTGGAGCAGCAGGTCGGCTCCGGCCCGGAAACCAAGATGGTGGGCAACATCCCTTACACGCCACGCGTGAAAAAGGTGCTCGCCCTCGCCAGCAAGGAGGCCAAAGCCCTGAATCACAGCTACGTCGGCACGGAGCACATCCTCCTCGGTCTCCTCCGTGAAGGCGAAGGCGTGGCCGCTCAGGTCCTGCGCAATCTGGATATCAATCTGGACAAGGCCCGCAACGAGATCCTCAAGGAACTGGACCCCAACTTCACCAGCGGTAACGGCGAAGAGGAAGAAGAGGATTCAGAACCCGTCTCCCCATCTGGCAATACCGAAGACGACAAGAAGAAGAAAAAGAACGAGAAGACGCCCGCTCTCCGTGCCTTTGGCCGTGACCTGACCGAAATCGCCCAGAAAGGCGAGATGGATCCCGTCATCGGACGCACGGAAGAGATTGCCCGCGTCATCCAGATCCTTTGCCGCCGCACCAAGAACAACCCCGTCCTCATCGGTGAGGCCGGGGTCGGCAAGACCGCCATCGTCGAAGGCCTGGCCCAGGAAATCGCCGCCGGTAACGTCCCCGAAATCCTGCGCGATAAAAAAGTCGTCATCCTTGACCTCGCCCTCATGGTCGCCGGTACGAAATATCGCGGTCAGTTTGAGGAACGCATCAAGGCTGTGATGGACGAGATCCGTCGCAACAAGAACATCATCCTCTTCATTGATGAGATGCACACCATCGTCGGTGCCGGCTCTGCTGAAGGCACCATGGATGCCAGCAACATCATCAAACCCGCCCTCAGCCGCAGTGAGCTCCAGGTCATCGGTGCCACGACGCTGAACGAATTCCGCAAATACATCGAGAAGGACTCCGCCCTCGAGCGCCGCTTCCAGCAGGTGAAGGTGGAAGAGCCTTCCGTGGAAGACGCTATCCAGATCCTCATGGGTCTGAAGGGCAAGTATGAGATGCATCACAAGGCCAAGTATTCTGACCAAGCCATCACCTCCTCGGTGAAGCTGAGCTCACGCTACCTGACCTCCAGGTTCCTGCCTGACAAGGCCATCGACATCATGGACGAAGCTGGCTCCAAGGCCCGCATCGCCGCCATGACCCGTCCGCCCGAACTCAAGACCATCGAAGCTGAGATCGAGACCATCCGCATCGAGAAGGAAACCGCCATCAAGGATCAGGACTTCGAAAAAGCCGCGCGTCTGCGTGACAGCGAGAAGAACACCAAGAAGAAGTACGACGACATCCTGGAAACCTGGAGACAGAACAATACCGAGCGTATCGTGGACGTTTCCGAGGACGACATCATGTCCGTGGTTTCCAAGTGGACCGGCGTGCCGCTCCAGCGCATGGAGACTGCCGAAGCCCAGAAGCTGCTGAAGATGGAAACCGAGCTGAAAGGCAAGGTCATCGGTCAGGACGAAGCTGTGGTCGCCATCAGCAAGGCGCTCCGCCGCTCCCGTGCCGACCTCAAGGACCCCCGCCGCCCTATCGGCTCCTTCCTTTTCCTCGGCCCAACCGGTGTTGGTAAAACCTTCCTGGCCAAGAACCTGGCTGAATTCATGTTCGGCAGTGCCGAGGCTCTCATCCAGCTCGACATGTCCGAATACATGGAGAAGCACACCGCCAGCCGCCTCATTGGTGCGCCTCCCGGATACGTCGGTTATGAAGAAGGTGGTCAGCTTTCCGAAGCTGTGCGCCGCCGTCCGTATAGCGTGGTGCTGTTTGACGAAATCGAAAAAGCTCACCCGGATGTCATGAACCTCCTCCTCCAGATTCTGGAAGAAGGCCAGGTGACGGACAACTTCGGCCGCAAGATCGACTTCCGGAACACCATCGTCATCCTGACCTCCAACGTCGGTGCTGAAACCATCAAGAAGCAGTCCAGCCTCGGCTTTGCCGCCATGGCCCAGGGCGAGGCGGACAACGCCAGCATCAAGGACAAGCTGTCTGAGATGGCCAAGAAGTTCTTCAAGCCTGAGTTTCTCAACCGTCTGGATGACCTCATCGTCTTCCGCATGCTTGAGAAGACCCAGCTCGTCAAGATCGTGGACCTCGAAGTCAACAAAGTCGTCGCCCGCCTCAGGAACAAGAACATCCACATCGTGCTCGACGAGAGCGCCACGGAGTTCCTCATGAAGGAAGGTTTCGATCCTCAGTATGGTGCCCGTCCAATGCGCCGTGCCGTGGAGAAGAACATCGAAGATCCTCTGGCCGAGCATCTCCTCGGTGGAACGATCAACGAGGGCGATCACGTGAAGGTGACCTTCGACGCCGAAAACAAGCGCCTCAAGTTCTCTGCGGAAACGCCCGTGAACGTCGAGGCCGAGGTGGTCGAGGCTACCTCAGTCTAA
- a CDS encoding YciI family protein: MLIFTETAAEFAKRQDPDQAPVYWGAWSAYCNALVESGIMVSGAGLQPPETATTVRIRDGQRHVHDGPYAESKEMLGGFFVIEVPDLDVALEWAARAPSASCGSTEVRPVLPPMNRD; encoded by the coding sequence ATGCTCATTTTCACCGAGACCGCCGCCGAATTCGCCAAGCGCCAGGATCCTGACCAGGCGCCCGTTTATTGGGGAGCCTGGTCAGCCTATTGCAATGCGCTGGTTGAATCTGGAATCATGGTCAGCGGAGCCGGGCTGCAGCCTCCGGAGACGGCCACAACCGTGCGCATTCGGGATGGCCAGCGCCATGTCCATGACGGTCCCTATGCCGAATCCAAAGAAATGCTGGGCGGCTTTTTTGTCATTGAGGTGCCGGATCTGGATGTGGCTCTGGAGTGGGCGGCACGGGCTCCGTCCGCCAGTTGTGGCTCCACGGAAGTGCGCCCCGTGCTGCCGCCTATGAACCGCGATTGA
- a CDS encoding RNA polymerase sigma factor, producing MTSSAEAVDEVARTAYGQLLAYLASRYGDVASAEDALGDAFLAALRQWPADGIPDNPRAWILRAAQRKQVDAYRRKRTREMAAEELERAALEAEQAADDLTFPDERLKLLFVCAHPAIDPAARAPLSLQTVLGIQADRIASAFLVSPAAMSQRLVRAKAKIRDARIPFYVPGENEWPERFESVLDSLYAAFTTGWDEAAGSGGPGGGLAMESIWLGRLLVHLLPDSPEALGLLALMLHSHARHPARRSNEGAFVPLPEQDVRRWSAPLIAEAEALIRRAAQHQQLGRYQIEAAIQSVHAQRAVTGKIEWGVIAMLYDALIQKTPAIGARIGRALAQSELHGPSTGLQLLDVLPASMVRDHQPYWATRAHLLTRLGSRDAAAIAYKRALGLTEDPAVRTFLSQRLIHLKKE from the coding sequence ATGACATCCTCAGCAGAAGCGGTGGACGAAGTCGCCCGGACAGCCTATGGCCAGCTTCTGGCCTATCTGGCCTCCCGTTATGGTGATGTGGCCTCTGCTGAGGATGCTCTCGGGGACGCTTTTCTGGCGGCACTGCGGCAGTGGCCGGCGGACGGGATTCCGGACAACCCGCGGGCCTGGATCCTGCGCGCCGCACAACGAAAGCAGGTGGATGCGTACCGGCGAAAGAGGACGCGCGAGATGGCGGCCGAGGAACTGGAACGCGCCGCGCTTGAGGCCGAGCAGGCGGCGGATGACCTGACTTTTCCTGACGAACGACTCAAACTGCTGTTTGTCTGCGCCCATCCGGCCATTGATCCCGCTGCACGCGCCCCGCTGAGTTTGCAGACGGTTTTGGGAATCCAGGCGGACCGCATTGCCTCCGCCTTTCTCGTCTCCCCTGCGGCCATGAGCCAGCGGCTGGTGCGTGCAAAAGCGAAGATCCGCGATGCCCGCATCCCATTTTATGTGCCGGGTGAAAATGAATGGCCGGAGCGTTTTGAGTCTGTCCTGGACAGCCTCTATGCCGCCTTCACCACCGGATGGGATGAGGCTGCGGGCTCCGGCGGGCCCGGCGGTGGACTGGCCATGGAGTCCATTTGGTTAGGCCGGCTGCTGGTGCATCTGCTGCCGGATTCACCTGAGGCCCTTGGCCTGCTGGCGCTGATGCTGCACTCCCACGCACGGCATCCGGCACGGCGCAGCAACGAAGGCGCCTTTGTGCCCTTGCCCGAACAGGATGTACGGCGGTGGTCAGCGCCGCTCATCGCCGAGGCGGAAGCCCTGATCCGCCGCGCGGCACAGCATCAGCAGTTGGGGCGATACCAGATCGAGGCGGCCATTCAATCCGTGCATGCGCAGCGCGCGGTCACGGGAAAGATTGAGTGGGGAGTGATTGCCATGCTATATGACGCATTGATTCAAAAGACACCTGCGATCGGGGCGCGGATCGGACGGGCGCTGGCGCAGTCCGAGCTGCACGGGCCTAGCACCGGTTTGCAGCTCCTGGATGTACTGCCTGCCTCCATGGTGCGTGATCACCAGCCGTACTGGGCCACACGGGCACATCTGCTCACGCGGCTGGGTTCCCGCGATGCCGCTGCCATCGCTTACAAACGCGCCCTGGGGCTGACTGAAGATCCTGCTGTCCGGACCTTTTTATCGCAGCGGCTCATCCATTTAAAAAAGGAATAA
- a CDS encoding sterol desaturase family protein, protein MSTSLQNILFGLLFLTVLFLVIERGLGRARGPLLRRGWLTDVGYFFFTPFVTRVLSKAGLILPAALLVWCGVASVEDFRQQSYAGFGPVSRQPLWLQGVQIYLLADLLGYWSHRLFHGGRWWAFHAVHHSSEDLDWLSSIRVHPVNDLVNKFIQVTPLLLLGFNPWVTLSTAPFFTLYAIFLHARVDWDFGPFRYVISTPVFHRWHHSRQREAWDKNFAGLFPVWDLIFGTFYMPRGRVPEDFGITEDFPQHLPGQLWEPVRRLWVRKSGSVDP, encoded by the coding sequence GTGTCCACTTCCCTCCAAAACATCCTCTTCGGTCTACTCTTCTTGACTGTTCTTTTCCTGGTTATTGAAAGGGGGCTGGGGAGGGCGCGGGGGCCGCTGCTGCGGCGGGGGTGGCTGACGGATGTGGGCTATTTCTTTTTCACCCCTTTTGTAACGCGGGTGCTTTCGAAGGCGGGGCTGATCTTACCCGCAGCCTTGCTGGTCTGGTGCGGGGTGGCTAGTGTGGAGGATTTTCGACAGCAATCGTATGCGGGTTTTGGTCCGGTTTCGCGTCAGCCGCTGTGGCTCCAAGGGGTGCAGATTTATCTGCTGGCGGACCTCCTGGGTTACTGGAGCCATCGCCTGTTCCATGGCGGGCGCTGGTGGGCTTTTCATGCGGTGCATCATAGCTCGGAGGATCTGGACTGGCTGAGCAGCATTCGGGTGCATCCGGTGAATGATCTGGTGAACAAGTTCATCCAGGTGACGCCACTGCTACTGCTGGGATTTAATCCCTGGGTGACCCTTTCCACTGCGCCGTTTTTCACACTCTATGCCATCTTTCTGCACGCGCGGGTAGACTGGGATTTCGGCCCGTTTCGGTATGTCATTTCCACTCCCGTTTTTCACCGCTGGCATCACAGCCGCCAGCGGGAGGCCTGGGATAAAAACTTCGCGGGTTTGTTTCCCGTGTGGGATTTGATCTTTGGCACCTTTTACATGCCCCGTGGCCGCGTGCCGGAGGACTTCGGCATCACGGAGGATTTTCCGCAGCACCTGCCGGGGCAGTTGTGGGAACCGGTGAGGCGACTTTGGGTGAGGAAGTCGGGCTCTGTGGACCCGTGA